The DNA sequence ACCTGAGAATAATTTTGAATTGCTTTGTTGAAGCCACTGTGATAATTATGCACAACTTCATCCACAACCTCCTCAACAACATCACTTTGCTCCTTCAAAACCTGGATGTCACCTTCACGATCTTTGGATGTCAAAATATGAACAACATGAGGTAATGAATCAAAACGAGCAGCAGCCCAGCTCTCATCTATCTTTGCAATCTCTTCCCTCAGATACTGAAATTACCATTATGAcagaaggaaaaatgagaaagTAACATCAAGAAGCACTATGCATAACAAAGCATGCATGATAAAGTTTAAAATCTGTATGAAATGATTGTTTTCATATGCTGGTGCATGCTTCTAGATATTACAGTGAATTCTCCATACGTAAAAGATTTTTACGTCATAAGCGTATTGTTATTGTTCCAATACTGTAACATTATGAAGAATGCAAGGCATGAATACATACCTCCAGCTCTTTTTCTGATAAGCAGAATTATTTTAATGTGGATTCCATACACTTTTtcctaatattatttttcaatttagaaTCACTGATAAACTGTTCCTCTCCAGTTTTACTGAAGAAAATTATAAGGATTTTCACCTTTTATATTCTGTacgatattttttttattacccaATTTTATGTAAGATATGCCAAACAGGTGACACTGGGTGTGCAGGAAGTATACACAAAAGATCAAAATGTCACAACAAATAAGATGAAGTGAAACAGGGTGTTGTCCAGCTAAACTGcatcctcaaaaaaaaaaaaaaaagcaaggaGTGTTGGGATCAAGTCAAACTTGCAAAATATAGTAAATCCCTTTTTGTTATTGATAAGTAGCATACAGCAGGTATAAATTTAAGCCCATATCAAACCGTAAACATCCATGAATTGATGACACAACACATTTTGGTCAATCAAATTTTTAGCAAGAACCTTTTCCgtattgactcaaaacagatatATTCATTAGAACTCTGAAATGAGAAATATGCACCAAcagcaacaaaaagaaaaataaaacgcCAGGTTTTTAGCAGCTAAAACATGCGTCTTTTATTTACAATCGAATAAAGAACATGTCGTGAATTCTGAAGACATTTCAAGGATAAAGAAAATTGAACCAACTCTACACATAGTCAAAAGTTAACTTTATGCAAAACCCTTTTACACATTAAAATTCCTACCATAGATATCTGCGCCAAACCCCCTTTGCCAGAGATAAAATGAATTTCTTCTCAGTACAAAAAGTTGGAACTACTATCTAGTAGGCTTTCCAATTCATCATCTTATCAAtcattgtatatatttttttgtaaataatataaattataaaatctcACTTTCGTGATGTTGTGTGTCATCTTCTTTGTTATAGGATGTGAATACAATATTTCAATTCCGATAGGTAAACAttacacatgtgaaaactggaatatGAGCTCCATATCCAGTGCACACAACCCAATAAATAGTCATTAACAGGTATAATAAGATAAGTGACTTGAACTTACTGCCTTGTCTGAAGACACGGGCAATCCATCAAAAAGTCCCATAGTGAGATTTCACCTCGGCGGAGCTGTAAAACTCACCTCATTCCCACACAACTCAGTCCCAACTGAAATTAAAGGGCATGGTTTATTCAATTAATAAGCACGGAACAATAAATTCAAATAAGCCATCTTCAGAATACTTTGTTGAATTAAGCTATTTAATTTCTCTTTAttaaccaaaacaaacaaaaaaattatttccaaTTCAAAATTCTTTCCTAATTTTTCGCCAAATTGCGAGTAACCGAATATGGCATTACTGAAAGTCCAGTTCCAGAATGCATATGCAATATCTCCTTGACGGTGGAGGTGGAATATCTTCATCTGAGCTCGAGACAACTTACTATACAAGTTTGAGTTGAATATTCTACtacccaaaaactaaaaacgcaACCGAAGCCGCAACACTTTAAACTATCccttcaattttattttccccaaaactttctcagcaaccaaacagaaggtaAAGATTTGAAACAAAAGATACCTCTAGATCCCGTACGAAGAACTCCAAAAACAAAGCAATTCCGCGAAATAAAAAACCCTAAGCTTCCAACAAACCAATAAATAACATATGTCAATTCGATAATCATTGAAAAATGAACAGTCAAATTTCattgaaaaaattcaaatgatcacCGATTATTGAGGCGGCAATGTCCGTGATTGAATCTTGAACGGAAAACGGCGTCGTCTTGGAGATGTAGAACTGTGTTCGGACGGAAGTGAATTGAATGGAAGATTAGTGGAGGAGTGAAGAGTGCTTCGGAGCTGGGATTTGGGGTTGGGTCGAGTTGGGAGCTAGATATGGATCGGGTCGTCGGAGGCGGAGGCGCATTGAAGGTCGGAGCTCGTGGCAGCGGATCGGAATGCGACGGTGGTGTGTAATGGTCAACTGGATCGGTGGTTTGCCAGAAACGGAGAGGTTGAACAGAAAAGTATGAAACAAAGCGCCTGCAGctttcaaccaaatttcttttttattttttattttttatttattttggttaagTTTAAATATGGAGTATTTGGATATTGACGGGTCGGATTGTTACGGAGAAAATAATGAAATAGCTATTTTTATAAAAGGGAATAATTGGTGTGAAAATACCAAAATGTCCTTGTTTAATGATATTAATATCAAGCAATTAGATATATTAGGGGCAATTAGTAGATTTTCGTATGATATGTAATTACGTAAATaagtatttttttaaaaataatttcattttttgtatattttttaataattagttaAATTGTACATATTTTAAGTTCAAATAGTATGATGTGTGCTATTATAcacttatatatatagttttcacGTTTTTATGACCTAAAAATATGTACTTTTCATGTTTAATAAGCATTATTCTAATACATTTCTAATAATACATATCAATTTTACTTAGTCTATTGGtattttttaacataatattaaaaaagataaatattaaaaatttaaataaattgttgaaattttcaAAGTATTTTTGTAGCAAAATTGTCTAATAATATTCATAcgtattttttatatattatatcgGTTCGAATTTTACCAACTATGAATTGAATCAACAAAGTTGAAATCgtttaactttttaaatttgGTTGGTTGGAActttaggggtgtgctatccacacactcctttttacttctcacacaccctttgttaatttttgtccgttgatcttctttaattcatccgatccgactcccgaaaattaaaagagcgtgtaaaaagtaaaaagaggtgtggatatcacatccccgAACCttattgttttactttttattaacCAAGGgatcttttcaaaattttcaatttttttttttcatggttgCAACATTACCATTTGGGCAAAAGAAATTGAAAGTGAAAGCCAACGTGGTTACGTAGAGTTGTTGTGGTGGACAATAGTAGTGCATTTTTGCTTATCCTTCTCAAGTGGCGGTAATGTTCACCCTTACTTACTATAATTAGATGAGTTTTAAGTTTCgaacatttatttattataattggATGAGTTTTAAATTTCGATATGTTTgtaatgagtttaaattttgatatttgttttatttactcCACAAATCTCGAAACTTAAACTCATCAAATGATGATAAATAGAGTAATAAGCATCATCATCAAGGGTCATGAGAAAAAAATTATCGAATATAGGGCGCATGGTTAagactttttattaatatgACTAATTTGACCCTAATGTTTagagggtgtattcaattgggattttgaggaattttaattcttttaatgaatctaggggtattcaatcaggattttaagtgattatctgaaattcaatatgtatttaattagaattttaagatagtttattaaaatccttagaaatctaggtatattcaattatgattttaaagaagtttataacattacaggtgtattcaattagaaattgattttaaagaatttgataaagttgaggaattaaagggaattggagagattttgtagtgtattttaaacatacacaaatctcacatctcgtcatgagatttcgagagaattaaataaaaaatttacatggaATCTctataaatcaattaaattcCATAAACATCTATGAATTTATAAACACATTAAAATCACTCAaattcttaattgaatacatccctTATTCTTTAGAATTTTATTAACCGGGGACATTTCCCAAACATATTAGTAATAAATTTatccaaaaaggaaaaagtgatttcaatttgaaatttaCTGATAAGacgaaaaataatttgaaattacTGATAAACCCCTTTGGCAAAACTACCGCGCTAAATTTTTTCCCGGAAACCAAGCAGTCCAACTTTGTTCTCCTTCACCACCTGCAGCTGAccgcccccaccaccaccacagccAGACCGGACTGCCATGGATCCACCAAACGAATTCCCCGATGATTTTTCTTCCTTCCCTCCGATCCCCTTCGCCCTTTTTGTGCCCCCAGAAAACCCaatccctaaccctaattcAATCGCAGGGCCGATCCCAAACACTGTCGAAAACCCTAGCTCCGCCCATCTTCTTTCCTTCTCGGTCCCCAAGAAACGAAGACGCGGCAGGCCTCATCGCGTCGCGACGTCGTTTCAGCTACCTCTGATTCCCAACGGGGCTTTGAACGGTAATGGTAACGGTCTTGCTTCTTCTTCTAGTTCAATTTCAGCTCATTCGACTAGACATAATGTAGCAAACCCTAGTTCTTCGGCAAGAACCGTGCCTGATATCTCCGATGAGATCATTGTGATCAATAAGGATTCCACAGCCGAGGCGCTGATCGCGCTCTCGGCTGGTTTTCCCGCTGATTCCCTCACTGAAGAGGAAATCGATTTCGGGGTAATTCGAGTTATTGGCGGAATAGAGCAGGTCAATTACATTCTCATTAGAAACCATATAATTGCTAGATGGCGCGAAAATGTGTCGAATTGGGTCACTAAAGAGATGTTTGTTGATTCTATACCGAAGCATTACCATTCCCTTTTGGACTCGACTTACAAGTATCTAGTTTCACATGGATATATTAACTTTGGGGTTGCTCCGGCTATCAAAGAGAAGATTCCGGCTGAACCCAGTAAACCACATgtgattgtgattggtgctggGCTCGCTGGTCTGGCTGCTGCCAGGCAAATGATGCGTTTTGGGTTTAAAGTGACTGTTTTAGAAGGCAGGAAGCGTGCAGGTGGACGGGTTTATACAAAGAAAATGGAGGGAGGAATTCGGGTAAGTGCAGCTGCGGATTTAGGTGGAAGTGTTTTAACTGGCACATTAGGGAACCCACTGGGCATTGTTGCACGCCAGTTGGGTGACGCGCTTCATAAAGTGAGAGACAAGTGCCCGCTTTATAGTTTAGATGGGAAGCCTGTAGATCCTGATATGGATATGAAGGTGGAAGCAGCTTTTAACCGTCTGTTAGATAAGGCAAGTACCCTTAGGCAGTTAATGGGGGGTGTTTCAGTTGATGTGTCTCTTGGTGCAGCACTGGAAACGTTCTGGGATGCAGTGAATGCTGAGGAGACAAACTTGTTTAATTGGCATCTTGCAAATTTGGAATATGCAAATGCAGGGTTAATATCTAAACTGTCACTTGCATTTTGGGACCAAGATGATCCATATGATATGGGAGGGGACCATTGCTTCTTGCCTGGAGGTAATGGAAGACTGGTGCAGGCTTTGGCAGAGAATGTGCCGATTTTATATGAGAGAGTGGTGAATACCGTTAGGTATGGTAGTGACGGAGTGCAGGTTATTGCTGGCAACCAGGTTTTTAAGGGTGATATGGCTTTGTGCACTGTTCCACTTGGGGTTTTGAAGAGTGGGTCCATCAAGTTTAATCCAGAGTTGCCTCAGAGGAAGCTTGATGGAATAAAGAGGTTGGGGTTCGGACTGTTGAATAAGGTTGCAATGCTTTTTCCTCATGTGTTTTGGGGCACAGATCTTGAGACCTTTGGCCACCTTTCCGATGATCCAAGCCGTCGTGGGGAGTTCTTCCTGTTTTACAGCTATGCAACAGTTGCTGGCGGTCCCCTTTTGATTGCTTTAGTAGCAGGTGAAGCAGCACATAAGTTTGAGACCATGCCCCCTACAGATGCTGTGACCCGGGTTATTCAGATTCTCAAGGGTAATCCTTTCATTCTTTGAACTTTGATTGTATGATTTGTGGCTTTGACTTTTTGGCATAAGTGGATGCTATTTTCTCGTATATTTGACTACAAATTACAAAAAGACATATAGTTTCAACATGATTtcatttttaaagaattttgtTATATGATCTGTTCAGAAGTCGTAGTTCCCATACATATATGAAGTTCCTCAAGTTCGATAGTTAACCCAACAGTTAGTTATGGAATAGAAGTTGTCATAACAGATAATGATCTACATGTTAGAATGTATAATTTTTGgggggaattgttattagcacttcaaaaatctcattctacactcctcacaagtgtatttttctttctaattatagaaagtttggagtgccaaatgagatttttggagtgctaataacaattccctttttggGAATAAACAAACAATCACTAAACCCGGTTCTGGATTTTTGCCATGTCTAATCACGACTATTCTCAATCACTATTCTGGGTATCATTGGTGATGCATTTTCAAGTTTCTAAATTTCAACCATTAGGCGGCTGCTGATTATAAAGTTATTTTTTATGAGGTGCTGACATAAATCAATGCAGGTATTTATGAACCACAAGGAATTACTGTCCCAGAGCCCATCCAAACAATCTGTACCAGATGGGGAAGTGATCCCTTCAGCCTAGGGTCTTATTCTAATGTTG is a window from the Pyrus communis chromosome 16, drPyrComm1.1, whole genome shotgun sequence genome containing:
- the LOC137720821 gene encoding protein FLOWERINGUS D isoform X1, with protein sequence MDPPNEFPDDFSSFPPIPFALFVPPENPIPNPNSIAGPIPNTVENPSSAHLLSFSVPKKRRRGRPHRVATSFQLPLIPNGALNGNGNGLASSSSSISAHSTRHNVANPSSSARTVPDISDEIIVINKDSTAEALIALSAGFPADSLTEEEIDFGVIRVIGGIEQVNYILIRNHIIARWRENVSNWVTKEMFVDSIPKHYHSLLDSTYKYLVSHGYINFGVAPAIKEKIPAEPSKPHVIVIGAGLAGLAAARQMMRFGFKVTVLEGRKRAGGRVYTKKMEGGIRVSAAADLGGSVLTGTLGNPLGIVARQLGDALHKVRDKCPLYSLDGKPVDPDMDMKVEAAFNRLLDKASTLRQLMGGVSVDVSLGAALETFWDAVNAEETNLFNWHLANLEYANAGLISKLSLAFWDQDDPYDMGGDHCFLPGGNGRLVQALAENVPILYERVVNTVRYGSDGVQVIAGNQVFKGDMALCTVPLGVLKSGSIKFNPELPQRKLDGIKRLGFGLLNKVAMLFPHVFWGTDLETFGHLSDDPSRRGEFFLFYSYATVAGGPLLIALVAGEAAHKFETMPPTDAVTRVIQILKGIYEPQGITVPEPIQTICTRWGSDPFSLGSYSNVAVGASGDDYDILAESVGDGQLFFAGEATNRRYPATMHGAFLSGLREAANMAHYANARALRIKINRNPSKNAHSCASVLADLFREPDLEFGSFSVIFGRRNADPKSTAVLRVTFNEPRKKSHDSSNPDQPHSNKLLFQQLQSHFNQQQQLHVYTLLSRQQALDLREVRGGDEMRLNYLCENLGVKLVGRKGLGPTADSVIALIKAERGNRKPASTSLALKSGTSKLKAGNLKKKLVRRAKIIRAGNGSAPSANSNLVNGKVSDETTTSQAPPSTLGPGQNDSDMLKND
- the LOC137720821 gene encoding protein FLOWERINGUS D isoform X2, translated to MDPPNEFPDDFSSFPPIPFALFVPPENPIPNPNSIAGPIPNTVENPSSAHLLSFSVPKKRRRGRPHRVATSFQLPLIPNGALNGNGNGLASSSSSISAHSTRHNVANPSSSARTVPDISDEIIVINKDSTAEALIALSAGFPADSLTEEEIDFGVIRVIGGIEQVNYILIRNHIIARWRENVSNWVTKEMFVDSIPKHYHSLLDSTYKYLVSHGYINFGVAPAIKEKIPAEPSKPHVIVIGAGLAGLAAARQMMRFGFKVTVLEGRKRAGGRVYTKKMEGGIRVSAAADLGGSVLTGTLGNPLGIVARQLGDALHKVRDKCPLYSLDGKPVDPDMDMKVEAAFNRLLDKASTLRQLMGGVSVDVSLGAALETFWDAVNAEETNLFNWHLANLEYANAGLISKLSLAFWDQDDPYDMGGDHCFLPGGNGRLVQALAENVPILYERVVNTVRYGSDGVQVIAGNQVFKGDMALCTVPLGVLKSGSIKFNPELPQRKLDGIKRLGFGLLNKVAMLFPHVFWGTDLETFGHLSDDPSRRGEFFLFYSYATVAGGPLLIALVAGEAAHKFETMPPTDAVTRVIQILKGIYEPQGITVPEPIQTICTRWGSDPFSLGSYSNVAVGASGDDYDILAESVGDGQLFFAGEATNRRYPATMHGAFLSGLREAANMAHYANARALRIKINRNPSKNAHSCASVLADLFREPDLEFGSFSVIFGRRNADPKSTAVLRVTFNEPRKKSHDSSNPDQPHSNKLLFQQLQSHFNQQQQLHVYTLLSRQQALDLREVRGGDEMRLNYLCENLGVKLVGRKGLGPTADSVIALIKAERGNRKPASTSLALKSGTSKLKAGNLKKKLVRAKIIRAGNGSAPSANSNLVNGKVSDETTTSQAPPSTLGPGQNDSDMLKND